The Paenibacillus tianjinensis genome has a window encoding:
- a CDS encoding globin domain-containing protein — MNPNASLYDNLGGAEGLHRLVEVFYAKVQLHPQLSPLFPADITPVMEKQYQFLSQFFGGPALFSQQHGHPMMRARHMHVPITPERAEDWLDCMKEALEETGVEEPLRSFVLSRLAGPAHHFVNMPEE, encoded by the coding sequence ATGAATCCAAACGCTAGTCTATATGACAACCTGGGGGGCGCTGAGGGACTACACCGTCTGGTGGAAGTGTTTTATGCCAAGGTGCAGCTTCATCCGCAGCTAAGCCCGTTATTCCCTGCCGATATTACTCCTGTTATGGAAAAGCAGTATCAATTTCTCAGTCAGTTTTTTGGCGGACCTGCACTATTCTCACAGCAGCATGGCCATCCGATGATGAGAGCAAGACATATGCATGTTCCAATTACACCGGAGCGTGCTGAAGATTGGCTGGACTGTATGAAAGAGGCGCTGGAGGAAACCGGTGTAGAGGAACCGCTCCGTTCATTTGTTTTGAGCCGGCTTGCTGGACCCGCACATCATTTTGTCAACATGCCTGAGGAATAA
- a CDS encoding M3 family oligoendopeptidase, whose amino-acid sequence MKQPISLTWDLDSIFPGGSSSPQFEDFLKKLEADIESLRKQVAGAESPADADATTALDGVIELLQSCAGRLTQAAEFTGCLGAQNQQDKGAVRLSSKVTGLRAGFEGVSSQFDSVLRQTSDAVWAQWMARPEIAPLSFVLSESRDLAREKMSPELESLALELAVDGYHGWSEHYETIVGSIQIPFEDKDGTKLLSVGQAFNKLSDDDESVRETMFRKWEEAWAAAADYSADTLNHLAGFRLKLYKGRGWDDVLKEPLGINRMSRATLDMMWDVITRNKPALVSYLQRKAKVLGKDALSWVDVDAPVGKSSGKIPYEAAAADIVTQFRKFSPRMADFAEHAFDNNWIEVEDRPAKRPGGFCVSFPESKESRIFMTYSGTPSNVSTLAHELGHAYHSFLLDDQPLFNQNYAMNVAETASTFAEVIVADAQVKASTEADEKLALLEAKIQNSVAFFMNIHARFLFETRFYEKRKEGLVNAEELSALMEEAQKEAFCGVLSEYHPHFWASKLHFYITDVPFYNFPYTVGYMFSTGLYRLALQEGPSFADKYDSLLRDTGVMTLEDLVLRHLGVDLKKPDFWQGAVDLIVEDINEFLRMTEQFA is encoded by the coding sequence ATGAAACAACCGATATCGTTAACCTGGGATTTGGATTCTATTTTTCCGGGAGGCTCATCCTCTCCCCAATTTGAGGACTTTCTTAAGAAGCTCGAAGCGGATATTGAGTCTTTGCGCAAGCAGGTAGCTGGTGCAGAATCTCCTGCTGACGCAGACGCTACCACAGCGCTGGATGGCGTAATTGAGCTGCTGCAGAGCTGTGCCGGCCGCCTGACCCAGGCAGCGGAATTTACCGGCTGTCTGGGTGCCCAGAATCAGCAGGACAAAGGAGCTGTCCGGCTGTCCTCTAAAGTAACAGGGCTGCGCGCCGGGTTCGAGGGGGTCAGCTCGCAGTTTGACAGTGTACTTCGCCAGACATCAGACGCGGTTTGGGCACAGTGGATGGCCCGTCCTGAGATCGCACCGCTCTCTTTCGTACTAAGTGAAAGCCGTGACCTGGCCCGTGAGAAGATGAGCCCGGAGCTGGAGAGCCTTGCGCTGGAGCTTGCCGTAGACGGCTACCATGGCTGGAGCGAGCATTATGAGACGATTGTAGGCTCGATCCAGATTCCCTTCGAAGACAAAGACGGAACGAAGCTGTTGTCTGTCGGTCAAGCGTTCAACAAGCTGAGTGATGACGACGAGAGTGTACGTGAGACCATGTTCCGGAAATGGGAAGAGGCCTGGGCTGCTGCTGCGGATTACAGTGCCGACACCCTCAATCATCTGGCAGGCTTCCGCCTGAAGCTGTACAAGGGAAGAGGCTGGGATGATGTGCTCAAGGAACCGCTTGGCATCAACCGGATGTCACGTGCCACCCTGGATATGATGTGGGATGTAATTACCAGAAACAAACCTGCACTTGTATCGTATTTGCAGCGGAAAGCCAAGGTTCTCGGCAAGGATGCATTGTCCTGGGTCGACGTTGATGCACCGGTCGGCAAATCCTCCGGCAAAATTCCTTATGAAGCAGCAGCAGCAGACATTGTAACGCAATTCCGCAAATTCAGTCCAAGGATGGCGGATTTTGCCGAGCATGCTTTCGACAATAACTGGATTGAGGTCGAAGACCGTCCGGCTAAGCGCCCAGGCGGCTTCTGTGTATCTTTCCCCGAGAGTAAGGAATCACGCATTTTTATGACCTATAGCGGCACGCCTTCCAATGTTTCGACACTGGCGCACGAGCTGGGCCATGCCTATCACTCCTTCCTGCTCGATGACCAGCCGCTGTTCAATCAGAACTATGCGATGAATGTCGCGGAGACAGCCTCGACTTTTGCCGAAGTGATTGTAGCCGATGCTCAGGTGAAGGCATCCACTGAAGCTGATGAGAAGCTAGCCTTACTTGAAGCAAAAATTCAGAACAGCGTTGCCTTTTTCATGAATATCCACGCCCGTTTCCTGTTTGAGACCCGTTTCTACGAGAAGCGCAAAGAAGGTCTGGTTAACGCCGAAGAACTGTCGGCACTGATGGAAGAAGCCCAGAAGGAAGCCTTCTGCGGGGTCCTGTCTGAATATCACCCGCATTTCTGGGCGTCCAAGCTGCATTTCTATATCACGGATGTACCGTTCTACAACTTCCCGTATACTGTCGGGTATATGTTCAGTACGGGGCTGTACCGGTTAGCCCTGCAAGAAGGTCCATCGTTTGCTGATAAATATGATAGCCTGCTGCGGGATACCGGTGTGATGACACTGGAGGATCTGGTCTTGAGACATCTAGGCGTTGATCTTAAGAAGCCGGACTTCTGGCAGGGAGCTGTCGATTTGATTGTTGAAGATATTAACGAATTTCTGCGGATGACCGAGCAATTTGCTTAA
- a CDS encoding alpha/beta-type small acid-soluble spore protein translates to MGQAGQQGRGSRSNNLVVPQATAALQQLKYEAAQELGVTIPQDGYYGNYTSRETGSLGGYITKRLVQLAEQQLSGRS, encoded by the coding sequence ATGGGTCAAGCAGGTCAACAAGGTCGTGGAAGCCGTTCCAATAACCTGGTCGTTCCACAAGCGACTGCAGCGCTGCAGCAGTTGAAATATGAAGCAGCACAAGAGCTTGGTGTAACGATTCCTCAAGATGGTTACTACGGTAACTATACTTCCCGCGAAACAGGTTCTTTGGGAGGATATATCACCAAACGTCTGGTACAACTGGCAGAACAACAACTGTCTGGTCGTTCGTAG
- the ylbJ gene encoding sporulation integral membrane protein YlbJ — protein MTLKKLGGPLLGLLLSGCMLLMLLHPANTLAAALRGLAIWWDVLFPSLFPFFVISEMLLGFGVVHLFGALLDPLMRPLFNIPGSGGFVAAMGYVSGYPVGAKLTAKLREQQLISRVEGERLVAFTTSSDPIFLLGAVSVGFFHDASLGLVLALSHYGGGLIVGLLMSFHGRQDKPAAVSTLLGGSPGLSQAAEGQREGRLRLALNSMAEARRRDGRSLGELLKSAVQSSLQLIIVVGGLVVFFNVLMELLTRAGVMSALFSVLGSLLSFAGFPPGLSAALASGFFEVTIGARSAGEAVASVPLQFKAATAAFILSWGGLSVHAQVASILNGSGLRYLPFMAARLVHAFLSAVLLLLLWKPVVGSRLSAGFGSLPAFTGFSSSPVSGLAASLGLLGVLLGAALVLSLLVWLLRKTPLLRPRP, from the coding sequence ATGACTTTGAAAAAGCTGGGCGGACCGCTGCTGGGCCTGCTCCTGTCCGGCTGTATGCTGCTGATGCTGCTGCACCCGGCAAATACGCTTGCCGCAGCACTGCGCGGGCTGGCCATCTGGTGGGACGTACTGTTCCCTTCACTGTTTCCATTCTTCGTCATTTCCGAAATGCTGCTTGGCTTCGGGGTAGTGCATCTTTTCGGGGCTCTGCTCGATCCGCTCATGCGCCCGCTGTTCAATATCCCCGGCAGCGGCGGTTTCGTGGCCGCCATGGGATATGTATCAGGATATCCAGTCGGTGCCAAATTAACCGCAAAGCTGCGCGAGCAGCAACTGATCAGCCGGGTGGAAGGCGAGCGGCTGGTGGCCTTCACAACCTCCTCGGACCCGATTTTTCTGCTGGGTGCGGTATCGGTCGGCTTTTTTCATGATGCCTCCTTAGGGCTTGTGCTGGCACTGTCGCACTACGGCGGCGGATTGATTGTGGGTCTTCTGATGTCCTTTCACGGACGCCAGGACAAACCCGCTGCCGTTTCTACACTCCTTGGCGGGTCGCCCGGGCTGTCACAGGCTGCGGAGGGACAACGCGAAGGAAGGCTCCGCTTGGCGCTGAACTCCATGGCTGAGGCCCGGCGAAGGGACGGACGGAGTTTGGGCGAGCTGCTCAAAAGCGCAGTGCAGTCTTCACTGCAGCTTATTATTGTCGTCGGAGGCCTGGTTGTATTCTTCAACGTTCTAATGGAGCTGCTCACCCGCGCCGGAGTTATGTCAGCCCTGTTCAGCGTCCTTGGCAGCCTGTTGTCCTTCGCGGGTTTCCCGCCCGGGCTGTCGGCGGCGCTTGCCAGCGGTTTCTTCGAGGTGACGATAGGCGCCCGTTCAGCCGGTGAAGCCGTTGCCTCAGTACCCCTGCAGTTCAAAGCAGCGACGGCAGCCTTCATCCTCTCTTGGGGCGGATTATCGGTTCACGCCCAGGTAGCAAGCATACTGAATGGCTCAGGCCTGCGCTATCTGCCCTTTATGGCAGCAAGGCTGGTGCATGCCTTCCTGTCGGCGGTCTTGCTGCTCCTTCTCTGGAAACCTGTCGTTGGTTCCAGGCTGTCTGCAGGCTTCGGCTCTTTACCTGCTTTTACCGGATTCTCTTCTTCACCAGTCTCCGGCCTGGCCGCCAGCCTCGGTCTGCTGGGTGTGCTGCTGGGAGCAGCCCTGGTGCTGTCGCTGC
- a CDS encoding YycC family protein, producing the protein MKPLQISPETAITLSKQLGVPLEHLMHMPQHILLQKIAELSKKQSEGTSGTEASPEKGTE; encoded by the coding sequence ATGAAACCACTGCAAATTTCACCGGAAACAGCGATCACCCTATCCAAACAGCTGGGCGTTCCCCTGGAACACTTGATGCATATGCCTCAACATATTTTGCTGCAAAAAATCGCCGAATTATCCAAGAAGCAGAGTGAAGGTACTAGCGGAACAGAGGCATCACCTGAGAAGGGAACCGAATGA
- a CDS encoding DUF2225 domain-containing protein, protein MTELVPLYSINVICSNCEHEFSTSRVRPSLKRAIRRDADFCSYYKDENPDYYVVRVCPKCGFASTENSADKLADWQRKAFNEQVGSRWKNRDFGGKRNWETALETYKLALICAQCIQDKERIIASHLHHIAWMYRYKGETALEQRFLRYSLDEYIKVFENDGMGGNDARLMFLIGELNRRIGEYLNAVKWFSRLINDQRIMDAAMIRAAREQWTLLREQMRGENVDPDSIPNL, encoded by the coding sequence TTGACAGAGTTAGTCCCCCTGTATTCAATTAACGTAATTTGCAGCAACTGTGAACATGAATTTTCCACCTCACGGGTGCGCCCAAGCCTTAAAAGAGCCATACGCCGTGATGCAGATTTCTGCTCCTACTACAAAGATGAGAACCCCGATTATTATGTGGTGCGCGTCTGCCCGAAATGTGGGTTTGCCTCCACGGAGAATTCAGCCGACAAACTGGCCGACTGGCAGCGCAAAGCATTTAACGAACAGGTAGGAAGCCGTTGGAAGAACCGCGATTTCGGCGGCAAACGCAACTGGGAAACCGCTCTTGAAACCTACAAGCTTGCACTGATATGCGCTCAATGTATCCAGGACAAGGAACGGATTATTGCCAGCCATCTGCACCATATCGCCTGGATGTACCGTTATAAGGGCGAGACGGCGCTGGAGCAGCGTTTCCTGCGGTATTCCCTGGATGAGTATATCAAGGTATTTGAGAACGACGGAATGGGCGGCAATGATGCCCGCCTGATGTTTCTGATTGGTGAGCTGAACAGACGAATAGGGGAGTATTTGAACGCAGTGAAATGGTTCTCGCGCCTGATCAATGACCAGAGGATTATGGATGCTGCGATGATCCGGGCGGCCCGTGAGCAATGGACGCTGCTGCGTGAACAGATGCGCGGTGAAAATGTTGATCCGGACAGTATTCCCAATCTATAG
- a CDS encoding O-methyltransferase, whose translation MLRTEQLSLARQVDLVFKELQEELSGLNSGTVFMQIRNNVIGKFGIRHNPLSGRGGAIIAEPDGLSSGQQSSFRLMALESLKYKRRWTHGEISYEFAVRQGMVVVDAILESNYNMANLMIRAPKVPHSGDASDQYFG comes from the coding sequence ATGCTACGGACGGAACAACTCTCGCTAGCGAGACAGGTGGATTTAGTGTTTAAGGAACTGCAGGAGGAATTGTCAGGGCTAAATTCCGGCACGGTTTTTATGCAAATCAGGAATAATGTCATCGGCAAGTTTGGTATCCGCCATAATCCGCTGTCCGGCCGCGGTGGTGCAATTATAGCAGAGCCTGATGGACTCAGCTCCGGCCAGCAATCTTCGTTCCGGCTTATGGCGCTGGAGAGCCTCAAATACAAACGGCGCTGGACACACGGCGAGATCAGCTATGAATTTGCGGTCCGCCAGGGAATGGTGGTTGTCGATGCAATTCTTGAGTCGAATTACAATATGGCCAATCTGATGATCCGCGCACCGAAAGTCCCGCATTCCGGGGATGCTTCTGATCAATATTTCGGCTGA